In Papio anubis isolate 15944 chromosome 20, Panubis1.0, whole genome shotgun sequence, a single window of DNA contains:
- the KLC3 gene encoding kinesin light chain 3 isoform X2 gives MISQTPHHCTPGAAMSVQVAAPGIAGLGPERLSPEELVRQTRQVVQGLEALRAEHRGLAGHLAEALAGQGPATGLEMLEEKQQVVSHSLEAIELGLGEAQVLLALSAHVGALEAEKQRLRSQARRLAQENVWLREELEETQRRLRASEEAVAQLEEEKRHLEFLGQLRQYDPPTETQQSESPPRRDSLASLFPSEEEERKGPEAAGAAAAQQGGYEIPARLRTLHNLVIQYAGQGRYEVAVPLCRQALEDLERSSGHCHPDVATMLNILALVYRDQNKYKEATDLLHDALQIREQTLGPEHPAVAATLNNLAVLYGKRGRYREAEPLCQRALEIREKVLGADHPDVAKQLNNLALLCQNQGKFEDVERHYARALSIYEALGGPHDPNVAKTKNNLASAYLKQNKYQQAEELYKEILHKEDLPAPLGTAGDTEQALRRSSSLSKIRESIRRGSEKLVSRLRGEGAAGAAGMKRAMSLNTLNVDGPRAPGTQFPSWHLDKAPRTLSASTQDLSPR, from the exons ATGATTTCCCAAACCCCTCACCATTGCACCCCAGGAGCAGCAATGTCTGTGCAGGTGGCGGCTCCTGGAATTGCGGGGCTGGGCCCAGAGCGCCTGAGCCCTGAGGAGCTGGTACGGCAGACGCGGCAAGTGGTCCAGGGGCTGGAGGCGCTGCGGGCAGAGCACCGTGGCCTGGCTGGGCACCTGGCAGAGGCCCTGGCGGGACAGGGCCCAGCGACTGGCTTGGAGATGCTGGAGGAAAAGCAGCAGGTGGTGAGCCACTCGCTGGAGGCCATCGAGCTGGGGCTGGGCGAGGCCCAG GTGCTGCTGGCCTTGTCGGCACACGTGGGTGCACTGGAGGCAGAGAAGCAGCGGCTGCGCTCGCAGGCCCGGCGGCTGGCCCAGGAGAACGTGTGGCTGCGGGAGGAACTGGAGGAGACACAGCGGCGGCTTCGGGCCAGCGAGGAGGCCGTGGCCCAGTTGGAGGAGGAAAAGCGCCACCTGGAGTTCCTGGGGCAGCTGCGACAGTACGACCCGCCCACAGAGACCCAG CAGTCTGAGTCCCCGCCTCGCCGAGACAGCCTGGCCTCCTTGTTCcccagtgaggaggaggagaggaaag GTCCTGAGGccgcaggagcagcagcagctcagCAGGGTGGCTATGAGATCCCTGCCCGCCTTCGGACCCTGCATAACCTCGTGATCCAGTACGCGGGGCAGGGCCGGTATGAGGTGGCGGTGCCCCTGTGCCGCCAGGCCTTGGAGGACCTGGAGCGCAGCTCGGGCCACTGCCACCCTGACGTGGCCACCATGCTCAACATCCTGGCGCTGGTGTACCG GGACCAGAACAAGTACAAAGAAGCCACAGACCTCCTCCATGATGCCCTGCAGATCCGGGAGCAGACGCTGGGCCCTGAGCACCCTGCA gTGGCTGCCACGCTCAACAACTTGGCCGTCCTCTATGGGAAGCGCGGGCGTTACCGGGAGGCAGAGCCCCTGTGCCAGCGCGCTTTGGAGATCCGAGAGAAG GTCCTGGGTGCTGACCACCCCGATGTGGCCAAGCAGCTCAACAACCTGGCCCTGCTGTGCCAGAACCAGGGCAAGTTTGAGGACGTGGAGCGGCACTACGCCCGGGCCCTGAGCATCTATGAGGCACTGGGCGGGCCCCATGACCCCAACGTGGCCAAGACCAAGAACAACCTG GCCTCAGCCTACCTGAAACAGAACAAGTACCAACAAGCAGAAGAGCTGTATAAAGAAATCCTCCACAAGGAGGATCTACCTGCCCCTCTCG GCACAGCTGGTGACACAGAACAG gcccTTCGCCGCAGCAGCTCCCTCTCTAAGATCCGCGAGTCTATCCGGCGAGGAAGTGAGAAGCTGGTCTCCCGCCTCCGAGGCGagggggcggcgggggcggccGG AATGAAGAGAGCCATGTCGCTCAACACACTGAATGTGGATGGCCCAAGGGCTCCTGGGACTCAG TTCCCCAGCTGGCACCTGGACAAGGCCCCTCGGACCCTCAGCGCCAGCACCCAGGACCTGAGTCCCCGCTAA
- the KLC3 gene encoding kinesin light chain 3 isoform X3 codes for MSVQVAAPGIAGLGPERLSPEELVRQTRQVVQGLEALRAEHRGLAGHLAEALAGQGPATGLEMLEEKQQVVSHSLEAIELGLGEAQVLLALSAHVGALEAEKQRLRSQARRLAQENVWLREELEETQRRLRASEEAVAQLEEEKRHLEFLGQLRQYDPPTETQQSESPPRRDSLASLFPSEEEERKGPEAAGAAAAQQGGYEIPARLRTLHNLVIQYAGQGRYEVAVPLCRQALEDLERSSGHCHPDVATMLNILALVYRDQNKYKEATDLLHDALQIREQTLGPEHPAVAATLNNLAVLYGKRGRYREAEPLCQRALEIREKVLGADHPDVAKQLNNLALLCQNQGKFEDVERHYARALSIYEALGGPHDPNVAKTKNNLASAYLKQNKYQQAEELYKEILHKEDLPAPLGAPNTGTAGDTEQALRRSSSLSKIRESIRRGSEKLVSRLRGEGAAGAAGMKRAMSLNTLNVDGPRAPGTQFPSWHLDKAPRTLSASTQDLSPR; via the exons ATGTCTGTGCAGGTGGCGGCTCCTGGAATTGCGGGGCTGGGCCCAGAGCGCCTGAGCCCTGAGGAGCTGGTACGGCAGACGCGGCAAGTGGTCCAGGGGCTGGAGGCGCTGCGGGCAGAGCACCGTGGCCTGGCTGGGCACCTGGCAGAGGCCCTGGCGGGACAGGGCCCAGCGACTGGCTTGGAGATGCTGGAGGAAAAGCAGCAGGTGGTGAGCCACTCGCTGGAGGCCATCGAGCTGGGGCTGGGCGAGGCCCAG GTGCTGCTGGCCTTGTCGGCACACGTGGGTGCACTGGAGGCAGAGAAGCAGCGGCTGCGCTCGCAGGCCCGGCGGCTGGCCCAGGAGAACGTGTGGCTGCGGGAGGAACTGGAGGAGACACAGCGGCGGCTTCGGGCCAGCGAGGAGGCCGTGGCCCAGTTGGAGGAGGAAAAGCGCCACCTGGAGTTCCTGGGGCAGCTGCGACAGTACGACCCGCCCACAGAGACCCAG CAGTCTGAGTCCCCGCCTCGCCGAGACAGCCTGGCCTCCTTGTTCcccagtgaggaggaggagaggaaag GTCCTGAGGccgcaggagcagcagcagctcagCAGGGTGGCTATGAGATCCCTGCCCGCCTTCGGACCCTGCATAACCTCGTGATCCAGTACGCGGGGCAGGGCCGGTATGAGGTGGCGGTGCCCCTGTGCCGCCAGGCCTTGGAGGACCTGGAGCGCAGCTCGGGCCACTGCCACCCTGACGTGGCCACCATGCTCAACATCCTGGCGCTGGTGTACCG GGACCAGAACAAGTACAAAGAAGCCACAGACCTCCTCCATGATGCCCTGCAGATCCGGGAGCAGACGCTGGGCCCTGAGCACCCTGCA gTGGCTGCCACGCTCAACAACTTGGCCGTCCTCTATGGGAAGCGCGGGCGTTACCGGGAGGCAGAGCCCCTGTGCCAGCGCGCTTTGGAGATCCGAGAGAAG GTCCTGGGTGCTGACCACCCCGATGTGGCCAAGCAGCTCAACAACCTGGCCCTGCTGTGCCAGAACCAGGGCAAGTTTGAGGACGTGGAGCGGCACTACGCCCGGGCCCTGAGCATCTATGAGGCACTGGGCGGGCCCCATGACCCCAACGTGGCCAAGACCAAGAACAACCTG GCCTCAGCCTACCTGAAACAGAACAAGTACCAACAAGCAGAAGAGCTGTATAAAGAAATCCTCCACAAGGAGGATCTACCTGCCCCTCTCG GTGCCCCCAACACAGGCACAGCTGGTGACACAGAACAG gcccTTCGCCGCAGCAGCTCCCTCTCTAAGATCCGCGAGTCTATCCGGCGAGGAAGTGAGAAGCTGGTCTCCCGCCTCCGAGGCGagggggcggcgggggcggccGG AATGAAGAGAGCCATGTCGCTCAACACACTGAATGTGGATGGCCCAAGGGCTCCTGGGACTCAG TTCCCCAGCTGGCACCTGGACAAGGCCCCTCGGACCCTCAGCGCCAGCACCCAGGACCTGAGTCCCCGCTAA
- the KLC3 gene encoding kinesin light chain 3 isoform X1, with product MISQTPHHCTPGAAMSVQVAAPGIAGLGPERLSPEELVRQTRQVVQGLEALRAEHRGLAGHLAEALAGQGPATGLEMLEEKQQVVSHSLEAIELGLGEAQVLLALSAHVGALEAEKQRLRSQARRLAQENVWLREELEETQRRLRASEEAVAQLEEEKRHLEFLGQLRQYDPPTETQQSESPPRRDSLASLFPSEEEERKGPEAAGAAAAQQGGYEIPARLRTLHNLVIQYAGQGRYEVAVPLCRQALEDLERSSGHCHPDVATMLNILALVYRDQNKYKEATDLLHDALQIREQTLGPEHPAVAATLNNLAVLYGKRGRYREAEPLCQRALEIREKVLGADHPDVAKQLNNLALLCQNQGKFEDVERHYARALSIYEALGGPHDPNVAKTKNNLASAYLKQNKYQQAEELYKEILHKEDLPAPLGAPNTGTAGDTEQALRRSSSLSKIRESIRRGSEKLVSRLRGEGAAGAAGMKRAMSLNTLNVDGPRAPGTQFPSWHLDKAPRTLSASTQDLSPR from the exons ATGATTTCCCAAACCCCTCACCATTGCACCCCAGGAGCAGCAATGTCTGTGCAGGTGGCGGCTCCTGGAATTGCGGGGCTGGGCCCAGAGCGCCTGAGCCCTGAGGAGCTGGTACGGCAGACGCGGCAAGTGGTCCAGGGGCTGGAGGCGCTGCGGGCAGAGCACCGTGGCCTGGCTGGGCACCTGGCAGAGGCCCTGGCGGGACAGGGCCCAGCGACTGGCTTGGAGATGCTGGAGGAAAAGCAGCAGGTGGTGAGCCACTCGCTGGAGGCCATCGAGCTGGGGCTGGGCGAGGCCCAG GTGCTGCTGGCCTTGTCGGCACACGTGGGTGCACTGGAGGCAGAGAAGCAGCGGCTGCGCTCGCAGGCCCGGCGGCTGGCCCAGGAGAACGTGTGGCTGCGGGAGGAACTGGAGGAGACACAGCGGCGGCTTCGGGCCAGCGAGGAGGCCGTGGCCCAGTTGGAGGAGGAAAAGCGCCACCTGGAGTTCCTGGGGCAGCTGCGACAGTACGACCCGCCCACAGAGACCCAG CAGTCTGAGTCCCCGCCTCGCCGAGACAGCCTGGCCTCCTTGTTCcccagtgaggaggaggagaggaaag GTCCTGAGGccgcaggagcagcagcagctcagCAGGGTGGCTATGAGATCCCTGCCCGCCTTCGGACCCTGCATAACCTCGTGATCCAGTACGCGGGGCAGGGCCGGTATGAGGTGGCGGTGCCCCTGTGCCGCCAGGCCTTGGAGGACCTGGAGCGCAGCTCGGGCCACTGCCACCCTGACGTGGCCACCATGCTCAACATCCTGGCGCTGGTGTACCG GGACCAGAACAAGTACAAAGAAGCCACAGACCTCCTCCATGATGCCCTGCAGATCCGGGAGCAGACGCTGGGCCCTGAGCACCCTGCA gTGGCTGCCACGCTCAACAACTTGGCCGTCCTCTATGGGAAGCGCGGGCGTTACCGGGAGGCAGAGCCCCTGTGCCAGCGCGCTTTGGAGATCCGAGAGAAG GTCCTGGGTGCTGACCACCCCGATGTGGCCAAGCAGCTCAACAACCTGGCCCTGCTGTGCCAGAACCAGGGCAAGTTTGAGGACGTGGAGCGGCACTACGCCCGGGCCCTGAGCATCTATGAGGCACTGGGCGGGCCCCATGACCCCAACGTGGCCAAGACCAAGAACAACCTG GCCTCAGCCTACCTGAAACAGAACAAGTACCAACAAGCAGAAGAGCTGTATAAAGAAATCCTCCACAAGGAGGATCTACCTGCCCCTCTCG GTGCCCCCAACACAGGCACAGCTGGTGACACAGAACAG gcccTTCGCCGCAGCAGCTCCCTCTCTAAGATCCGCGAGTCTATCCGGCGAGGAAGTGAGAAGCTGGTCTCCCGCCTCCGAGGCGagggggcggcgggggcggccGG AATGAAGAGAGCCATGTCGCTCAACACACTGAATGTGGATGGCCCAAGGGCTCCTGGGACTCAG TTCCCCAGCTGGCACCTGGACAAGGCCCCTCGGACCCTCAGCGCCAGCACCCAGGACCTGAGTCCCCGCTAA